The Syntrophobacterales bacterium DNA window CGCGCGGTTTCATCGAAAACATGGGGTTCACACGGCGCATTCGCCGCCCGCCCACCGATCCGGTCAACTCGATTCTGTCCCTGCTCTACACCTTTTTGATGAACAGGGTCTATGCCGCCTGCCGCGTCGCAGCGCTGGACCCCTATCCAGGCGCCCTGCACACGCCCGATTACGGCCGCTATTCGCTTGTTCTCGATTTGATGGAGGAATTTCGGACAATTATTGTCGATACGCTGACCCTGTCTCTCTTCAATCTGAAGATTCTCAAAGAGGAGGATTTTTATCGGGAAATCACCAATGAGGGCGAGGAATTTCAGCAGATGGAGGACAATCCTGTTGCCGATGTGACAAGGGACCCAATCGGGAGGATATCCGGAGGGAGCGACAATTTCGAATGTTTCGATCTCCCCGAGCAGCGGATCGATGAGCATGTAGTCCCGGCTTCGGCGCCCGCCCCTTACCGTTATCCGGTGAAGCTCCATCCGCATGCCTTCGAGCGCGTTATCGAGGCGTTTGAAAAGAAGCTGACAACGTCGTTTTTTTATCCGCCTGCGGAGCGCAGCCTGACGTATGCCGATGCGCTGATCTTCCAGGCCGTGCATTACCGGAAGGTTCTGGAAGGGGAGGCTGCCGTTTACCAGCCGGTGCTGCTGAAATGATCACGATGGTAACCTACGACATCACAAGTCCCAAGCGGCTCAACGCCATGCGCAAATTCCTGAAGGAATACGGAATCCGCACGCAGAAATCGGTTTTTGAGTGCGATATCGATGAGGAGGCAATCCGCAGGATACGTTCTTACTGCAAGCATCGACTCGACCTGGCGACAGATTCGGTGCGGATC harbors:
- the cas1 gene encoding CRISPR-associated endonuclease Cas1 — protein: MIVYIKTQGAKIIKEGRHLLVKKGDATCNTLFTYKLSQIVIFGNVEITHRAMAQLMRYEIDTVFLTQNGRYLGRIASPEFRNVFLHKRQYDLLGDNDFGVRMALAIVAGKLSNMATVLMRLKRTRSDEFCGQRAREIQSLMAPLLNAANIDSIRGYEGRGSAIYFSAFPRGFIENMGFTRRIRRPPTDPVNSILSLLYTFLMNRVYAACRVAALDPYPGALHTPDYGRYSLVLDLMEEFRTIIVDTLTLSLFNLKILKEEDFYREITNEGEEFQQMEDNPVADVTRDPIGRISGGSDNFECFDLPEQRIDEHVVPASAPAPYRYPVKLHPHAFERVIEAFEKKLTTSFFYPPAERSLTYADALIFQAVHYRKVLEGEAAVYQPVLLK
- the cas2 gene encoding CRISPR-associated endonuclease Cas2, producing the protein MITMVTYDITSPKRLNAMRKFLKEYGIRTQKSVFECDIDEEAIRRIRSYCKHRLDLATDSVRIYRICSRCINRVIISGEGIKITQLDYMIV